The following DNA comes from Triticum aestivum cultivar Chinese Spring chromosome 3D, IWGSC CS RefSeq v2.1, whole genome shotgun sequence.
ATTAACCACAAGTCCACAACAATCCAACATCACTCAAAAATATTAGCACTTAGAACATGTTGTGAGATTTGTAACTTTTCGAGGCAATGAAAACATAGATAAACAGGCTCCTGTAAATGCATGGGCGATGACACCGACGCACAACAAACATGTGTCAATAACTAATGAGTCATTTCAAATAGATGATGCATTCTTAGGAGATTTCGTGTTGGCTACTAATTGCTACAGAAAAGGAAAACACAACTGTATCATGCTTCTAGTGGTTAAGCCAGAGCATCCACTATAAAGACTcgagaagaaaaaaaaactgatTACTCCATTCAACATACCATTAAGACATTATtaagatatgatgcaatgaacaaaCCGTACTATAAAGAGAATGTATGCACTGACATACAAAGCTAGGACAAACTAGGGGGTGACATATGTCAAGAGGAGTGGAGGCATATATTGCATACCTTAAAGCTTTCAATAGGGTCCTTAGTCTCATCCATATTAATTTGACCCTGTATTCATATGCAAAAGATATCAAGGATGTCAACAGTGGTTTTATGAAACAAAGCCATAAACATTTTAAATGGAAGTGGACGGTTCAGAAATAGGTAATTCCCGACCAGCTTATAGAAAAAATATAGATTCAAGAACCTTGAGTAACCATTATAAAGGTGATGGGTTGAAGACCCTACTTTGAATTACtcactccgtcccataatgtaagacgttttttaacactacactagagtcaaaaaacgtcttacattatgggacggagggagtacaagatgaCATGCTTAAAACGAGCTTTCTATTCAAAGCGCGGTCTATGTATTTCCCTACTCACCATTTGAAGGCAAGTGGTCCAAAAGAATAACCATTATGCTATACGAGATGCTGCAGAAGTTTCATAAAACAACACTATTTTAGGCAAGTTATTGCATTCAACATTTTCCATGTTTATCATTGTGGAGGACCATTGATCCAAATTTCTTATGTTGCctaaaaatgagaagtgaaaactATTGGTTGCTACAACCGAAGTTCCTCCAGTGCTAAAAAAAAGTGATCCAGCATATATATAATGTTACTTGCGGCCTTAAATCGTATGCCATGGAAATAAGATGGAGAAAATGTATAAAGATTATATCCCACAGAGTACAGAAAAATAAACATTCCATACCGCAAATAACTCGAGGAACTTTGGAATATCTTTGGCAGATTCTGGCGAAttcatcttctttccttgcttctcaGATAGGTTCTTCAAGATATCTTTGACACCTGCATATGGACAGTCCCAATTAAACAGGTAGGTGTTAATGCAAAAGATTCTCGTTGGTGTCAGCATCCATCAAAAGACATAATACTAAGCCATGATAAGGACCTGCCGTGGGTAAGAAAACTTTGCTGGCATAACTGTACACTCTCAAATAGTGGCTCTCTGAGGTTGTAAAAAAGTTGTACCTAAAATCGTAACAGCAACATCGTCCTTGCATCAATTTTCTTGTACAAACATGGTTTCTTAATGGCTCGAAAATTGAGTTATGTGTTGTCACCAGCATACACACAAGGGTATTTTAATTGGTGGTCAGAAGAACATTTAGTTTCAAGCTCACGTTGTCTCCAAGTGAACATTTATTGGGAACTCATTGTTATTCTAACTAGTAAGATCCACAAAACAAGATTcttgaaataataataataatagaagtACAAACTTCGGCTGTTGCTTGTCTAAGACAGTGGGGACCATTAAAATATATTTTTATCTGTATAATATTCATTCTTAAGATGATGTTTATTGTTCAGCATACCTGAATCAATGAGAGTTAGCCCTACTTTTGACTGATATAAAGCCCTCATGGACAACACTATCTTTCCATCTATTGCTTCTTCAACTAGCCTCTTTGTTCGCCGATCGAAAACCTAAATCATCGCCTTGAGTTAAAGAATGAAAAGAGCAATGCAAATATGCAACTGAAATATATATACAATATCAAATAAGAGGTGGCACTTCGCACACCAATAAGAATATGACAAGTCAATATAACTAATGAAACATACCAGAATATGCGAGGCAGTAGAGCCAGAGCGCAAAccaacatcatacgaggaaaaatTAGCCCATTCACTAAGCTTAAACATCCACCTGCACATAACAAGTATTACTATATGACTAAGTATAAATTGCCCTTGCTAAAATGAAATTTCAAGACAGAAACGTCTATGTGATAGATAGAAGACTAGAATCATCAGTACATGAAATGCCTTACCCATATGCAGCTTGCTTATCCGTTAGAAATCCCCCAGTCATAATCTGATTGCCAGTGCCCTCATCAAAGCAAAGTGTCATGTGTATCATATCATTTATTTTATCATACTTCCCCAGACTTTCACCACAGACAGGACAGTTACTGATAATTGGTTCTCTGAAATAAGGGACAGAGCATAGCAAATGATACTATTAAATGTTACAGCCAACCAATACGGTTAAACTTGGAAACAGGACTAAACATGGAAAAGGTAGCTATTAATTACTTCTCTTGCTGATCAGCTAGTAGGGCTGCTAGTTCATCCATGTCAACTATGCCATCACCATTTGTATCTGCTTGGCGGAAAAGCTCTTCAATCTAAAGTATTATAGCAACTAGTAAGATTTACTAACAACTTCAGAGAAGGGACCAGCTAAAACTAGAATGGACATAACCTCCAAGAAAATGAGAATAAAGTTCAACCTTATTAACTGCTAGCCCATTACCAAAAGCTTTCATCAAGTCCGAGAATTCAGATAAGGAGAGCTTTCCATCTTCATTGTAGTCCTGCCATAACAAGAGTAATGTTGCGCTTTGTAGGGTGGAATATAATTACATTCAGAAATGAACACAATACATCCAACGTGAGACTGAGTTGTAAGGCATTTGAAAAGAATGTGGTTCTGCTCAAAGATTGGTGACTCGGAGCAACACACAATAAAGACTGAAGAAGACTGCCCTCGATAGAATGGCTAGTAGTAGCAACGGCAACACCAATAGTAAATGATGCGCAACAATAATAAGACAGCTATGAACAGACATCAATTCATTTTGTAAAACTGATGAGAATAGATACAAGGAATAGCTGACAATTGTGAAGAGCTTTCGAATGATTTTTACTACTAAATCCTTAATAGATCTGATTTTGAACAACTCTGCACAGTTTATCTTGCTTCGCTATACTTGGATGATTCTAAGTTCAGATCATATTTTCTAACCACTTTCAGTTGCAGTATTCAAACGTCAATGTCTAAAGTTACTTAAAAAGACCATATGAAACTAATGGTGTGCTCCATTGTCAAGCGACAAGATAATCAAGTATCAATCATATATGAAAAGAGAATATGATTAACCAAGACTGAAAGCATACCACTATAGCTAAGACCCGGCGTGCAAAGCTTTGTTCTGTTTCAACAGGATCCTGCAACAGAACTACAAAATTCAGTACTTGAAACCTGGAAAATTCTCTGTGAGTGCTAATAACAACACACAGGAAACAGAAAGAGCAGTTACTTCAATGTAGCAGGATACGGATATGGTTCCCATGGTGGTAGTGGACGATGATGGGTCCAACAAAGCAAGGTCCTCAACgtgttcctcctccaagtcctgcTAGCTAAAATATTAGTCGATAGTATTCAAGATGTCAAAACTTAAAATACCTCCAGAAAGTTGTACACATTACCAATTTATGTATTATGGTACATTAAGATCTGTTGTGCAGAAGTACTAGAAAGTTCCAGCCTAGATCTAGGAAGTAGGTAGACACGATGTGGAAATAAAGTATACATATACACAGTTGGATCAAGATATTCAACAGTGTCACTCTCTTGAATCTTTAATAAAATGCTATCATAGTCTTCTCATGAATTAAGAAAAAGAGGAAGTGTGTTTCTTCATAGGTACATGAGGACAATCAAACCAGAGATATACTATAACTAAAGACTGAGACGGCAAAAACATCAGTGTTACCTTAGTGAGCAAGTCAAAGAGATCAACTTCACAGTAACCAACCAAGGTATTCTTGGAGAACCGGTTAGTCTGCAAAGTTGGCCAAAAAACATAATGTCACTGGATTGAACTGTTGCCTTGATTTACGGTTAAAAAAATTCTTTAAAAGCTTCCAATCAGTAATTTGCTTATGCTGAAGCATACACATGTGGACTGCTCACAGCGGAAATTAACGCAGTTAGCAGCATACCTCAAAAACAGATATTCGTGCAATATGAGGTCCATTTGTTTCTATTACAACTTTCTTTTCCTGCATATTCACAGAAAATATATGTAAATCTACACAGCTCCATAGTTAATAAAGGAAACCATGTTATTACTGGATAAAGAGCAACAAAAAAGACAGATTACTCACTGAATTCCATACAGGCCTGTGAGTGCTGCACACAGTGTTTGTAGTTCAAAAACATAAGCAACGACAAGTAAGAAAAAGAGGGTAAAGGGTGTTAGATGTGTGTACAGGCGTACATGCTGTATATTCTAAAACAGAAGAAGAACAAATGAAGGCAGATTCACAAGGTGCGGCAGTTCAGCATTTTTCATATTTCGCTGTCATGGATCATCTGAATCCAGACACTTGTGAGGAAAAGAATATTCGCGAAAAGCTAGCTGCGACCAAAATGCGGTGGGGTTTCTGCCTGTCGCAGAACAGATTCCGATTCCAAGAGCAATATCCTGATTCCCAAGTCTTGTACTACTAGCACTCGCTATCATAGGAAGACCAGGAGCTTTCTGCTTGCTCCGGAACATGTGGTAGATTGATAGTAACACTTGCTAGGCACATCTATTCACGAACCATGAACGGCACGTAGGATCATGGAAGCATGGAGAgcaagaagggggggggggggggcgggcatGGTACTGAAACAGTGTTTGTAGTTGAAAAACATCAGCAACGACAAGTAAGCAAAACAGGAAATGAAAAAGGGTGTTAGCAGTGTATCATACGAGCATACACAGGGTACTTTTGGAAACAGGAGAAATTTAAGTTAAGGCAGATTCACAAGGTGCAACAGTTGAGAATTTCCATAATTTGCTGTCTTAGATCATCTGATTTCAGACAGTTGTGATCAAGAGAAAATCCAGGAAATGGCCTGCTGCAATGGAAATAGGTTGGGTTTTTTGCCTGTCAGAGTTTTTTGTATTTTGCTGTCATAGATCTTCTCAACTCAGACACTTGTGAAAAGAATATCCAGGAAAGGGGCCCTGCTGCAACGAAAATAAGTTGGGGGTTTCGCCTGTCGCAGAACAGATTCCGATTCCAGGAGCATTATCCTGATTCTTAAGTCTTCTAGTACTAGCACTCACTGTCATAAGAAGACAGGGAGCTTATCCGCTTGCTCTGGAACGTGTGACAGACAGCAAAACATTGCTAGGCACGTCGATTCACGAACCACGAACAGCGTGGAGGTTAACGGAAGCATGGACGAGCTCGGATCCGGACAAGCATGGCCAGAAATTAATACTGTGGAAAAACTGGTGCTGAACCTGTCGGAGGTCTCGGTGCGGTAGGTGCGCTCCCCGAGCGAGAGGCAggcgaagaacttgtccttgaacCGCAAGTCGGCCTGCACCATGCCCCAATCAAAATCAAACAACGCAAAATTGAAGCGGAACCGCCAATTGGCAGTTCCTCCGTTGACACCAGCCTTCAGCGGTCGGCGTGGATGGAGAGGGGAGGGGAGCGCGCGTACCTTGACTATCCGGATGCGCGCGATGCCGGCGAACTCGTCGGCGGCGACGCCCTTCCCCGACTCGCTGGCGTCCCCCGCGGCGCCGCAGCGGTCGCGGCCGCGGTGGCGCCGCAGGCGCAGGCGGCTGCGGAACCGCGAGAAGCgggacggcagcggcggctcgacgccgttgccgttgccggcgccggcgccggcgcggccaTTGTGGCGGGAGGTCGAGTGGGCGTGGCCCATCGGTCAGCGGCGGGGCGTGGGGCGGGGGTGGAGTTGGTGCGGCGGCCTGGTCCGCCTGGAGCAGCAGTAGTGGGAGCCAGAGGGAGTTGGAATTGACGCCGGCCTGGCCGCCAGGCAAAAAGGCGCGGCGCTTTCGACGCGGTGGGGAGggaggtgggtgggtgggtggggccCACATGTCGGCGGCCGGCCAGGTGAGCGGGCGTGTGAGGACCGGCCGGCTTCCACGAATGGGAAGTTACGGGCAGGACCGCAGTCCGCACGAGACGAGACGGAACGGAACGGAGCCGGCGCGCGTGCGGCCGACGTGTGGTCCCGGTGTACTGTCCAGCCGCATACTGCTCTTCACAAGACACAAATTATTACTCCTGCTTCTTGCCGTCGCGTCGGTCTGATGAACCAATATTTAGAGCAACTCCCAATGGGGCGACCCAAATGGATGGTGCATTTGTCCGTTTTTTATCCATTTGGG
Coding sequences within:
- the LOC123080807 gene encoding phosphatidylserine decarboxylase proenzyme 2 → MGHAHSTSRHNGRAGAGAGNGNGVEPPLPSRFSRFRSRLRLRRHRGRDRCGAAGDASESGKGVAADEFAGIARIRIVKADLRFKDKFFACLSLGERTYRTETSDSTHRPVWNSEKKVVIETNGPHIARISVFETNRFSKNTLVGYCEVDLFDLLTKDLEEEHVEDLALLDPSSSTTTMGTISVSCYIEDPVETEQSFARRVLAIVDYNEDGKLSLSEFSDLMKAFGNGLAVNKIEELFRQADTNGDGIVDMDELAALLADQQEKEPIISNCPVCGESLGKYDKINDMIHMTLCFDEGTGNQIMTGGFLTDKQAAYGWMFKLSEWANFSSYDVGLRSGSTASHILVFDRRTKRLVEEAIDGKIVLSMRALYQSKVGLTLIDSGVKDILKNLSEKQGKKMNSPESAKDIPKFLELFAGQINMDETKDPIESFKTFNEFFIRQLKPSARPIAHIDDGSIATCAADCRLMAYSSVDESTRFWIKGRKFSIEGLLGADAHYNAFKNGSLVIFRLAPQDYHRFHVPVSGTVEKFVEIPGCLYTVNPIAVNSKYCNVFTENKRVISVISTPEFGKVAFVAIGATMVGSITLVKKEGDYVHKGDEFGYFSFGGSTVICVFEKDAIQFDADLLANSERSLETLVEVGTTLGVSKRNRGLKVSELQKCSIE